Within the Maridesulfovibrio zosterae DSM 11974 genome, the region CATATCGTTATGCCTTGCTTACCTGATCTTGAATAGATTTCCATATGTCTGCAAAAATATCTTTAAATCCTGGAATGGTGTCATAAAGCATTCCGCCTTCAGAATATTTAGAAGCTGCTGTGCGGCTATGAGGTAGTGAGCCAAGTAGTGGAATATTATTATCAATCAAATATTTTTCGACTCTGTCATCGCCCATTCCAGAGCGGTTAAGAACTACACCGCAGGGCATATCGAGCGTTTTCATGAGCTGTGCTGCCAGATCAAGGTCATGCAGTCCAAATGGTGTAGGTTCTGTAACCAGAATAGCAAAATCAGCTCCTTCAATTGATTCTACAACGGGGCATGATGTACCGGGGGGGCAGTCAAATATATTTACTTCTGAATTTGGTGAAAGTTCTTTAACTTTTTTTATAAGTGGCGGTGACATTGCTTCGCCGATGCGTAGTAATCCGCTTGTAAAATTAATGTTTCCGGTTTTACCTGTGACAGATGTACCGATTAGCCTTTGCCCTTGTCCTATTGCATTTGCAGGACAGGCCAGTTCACAGAGTCCGCAGGCATGACATAGTTCTGAGAAGCTGAGCACAGCGTCAACCATCCAGATCAACGATTTGAATCGGCATAATTCTATACATTTTTTGCATGACTCACCGATGCATTTATCTTCATCAATTTTTGGTACAGGGAGAAATTGTTCTTTTTCAGCATTAAGATCAGGATTTAAAAAAAAGTGGGCGTTAGGCTCTTCGACGTCACAGTCAGTAAAGCTTATACCGATTCCTAGTGAATCTAGGTACGCTGCCAAATTGACCGCCACAGTCGTTTTGCCTGTTCCCCCTTTACCGCTGGCAATTGCTATTTTCATAAAAATTCCTTTTATAAAACCTCCGGCAGCTCATGAAGAGATACCGGAGGTAATTCAAGTGTTACAAAGCTGGTAAGAACATTTACAGTCTGACGCTATTTATTCAGTTCGTTGCGGAGACTTTGATTTTCTGCTTCGAGTTCAGCAATACGTTCTTCAAGAGTTTTTTCTGGTTTCAATGATGGAGATGTTTGACCTATACCAGCACGACACATTCCGTTTCTACGTCCTCCACCCATGCCTCGTCCTTGTCTCATTCCATTACCACTGAGACCTCTGTTTTGAGATTTTCCTCTAGCCTGTCCGGCTCCACATGGTCCAAGTCCTCTACCAGGCTCGTCGGAGCTTGTTTGATTTCTGTTAATTACGGGCATTGTTTTGCTCCTTTATTTTGGTTATTGATACTTTGGCTTGAGCAACTGTCGTGCCTAATATGAAATATCTGTAATATCAGTGTGTTGATGAAGTTATTTGTACTAATAAAATACTAAAACGACTTAAAATATGCCTTTTTTTAAATATAGGGCGCATAATTAGCCTTATTGTTTTGAGCGTTGAAGGGGAAAATATGAGAACTCGTCTGGATTGTTTGCCATGTTTCTTGAAGATGGCTTTATTTGGTATACGTGAAGCTTGTCCCGGGCAGGAAGAAGTGCATGAAGCCGTCATTAAACAGTGGGCTGCACGTTTTTCTGAAGCTGATTTATGTGAATCTCCGCCTTCCTTGGCTGGACGTCTTTTCAGGGAAATTTCTCACTATGTGGGAGATGTTGATATTTTTAAAAAACAGAAGGATGAATCAAATAAGCGGGTCCTTGAATTATTACCAGATATCCGTAACAGGGTGCTGAGTAGTGATAACCCATTACTTGCCGCGTTAGGTGTTTCGATCATCGGTAATTATATGGAT harbors:
- a CDS encoding DUF5320 family protein; this translates as MPVINRNQTSSDEPGRGLGPCGAGQARGKSQNRGLSGNGMRQGRGMGGGRRNGMCRAGIGQTSPSLKPEKTLEERIAELEAENQSLRNELNK
- a CDS encoding P-loop NTPase; translation: MKIAIASGKGGTGKTTVAVNLAAYLDSLGIGISFTDCDVEEPNAHFFLNPDLNAEKEQFLPVPKIDEDKCIGESCKKCIELCRFKSLIWMVDAVLSFSELCHACGLCELACPANAIGQGQRLIGTSVTGKTGNINFTSGLLRIGEAMSPPLIKKVKELSPNSEVNIFDCPPGTSCPVVESIEGADFAILVTEPTPFGLHDLDLAAQLMKTLDMPCGVVLNRSGMGDDRVEKYLIDNNIPLLGSLPHSRTAASKYSEGGMLYDTIPGFKDIFADIWKSIQDQVSKA